One Serinicoccus chungangensis genomic window carries:
- a CDS encoding O-succinylhomoserine sulfhydrylase: MDTPDNWRPDTLAVRGGLLRSSFDETSEALYPTSGYVYGSAEEAQAAFNDEIERFVYSRYGNPTVAMLEERMRLLHGAEAAQATASGMSAVFTALGGICAAGDRVVASRSLFGSCFVIIDEVLRRWGVESTFVDGTDLDDWARALETPAAAVFFETPSNPTQEIVDIAAVSELAHAAGAVVVVDNVFGTPVFSRPLDHGADIVVYSTTKHIDGQGRVMGGMILGPTELVGGPIQTLLRHTGPAMSPFNAWVTIKGLETLTLRVERQAASALELARHLEGDPRVARVFHPWLESHPQADLARRQMTGGGTVVTFTLDGGQQEAFAFMNALQVVDISNNLGDAKSLTTHPATTTHKRLPEPARLAAGITGGTIRLSVGLEDLEDLREDLERGLVAAFG; the protein is encoded by the coding sequence ATGGACACCCCTGACAACTGGCGGCCGGACACGCTCGCGGTGCGGGGCGGGCTCCTGCGCAGCTCCTTCGACGAGACCTCCGAGGCGCTCTACCCGACCTCCGGCTACGTCTACGGCAGCGCCGAGGAGGCCCAGGCCGCCTTCAACGACGAGATCGAGCGCTTCGTCTACAGCCGCTACGGCAACCCCACCGTCGCGATGCTGGAGGAGCGGATGCGGCTGCTGCACGGGGCGGAGGCGGCCCAGGCGACGGCCTCGGGGATGTCCGCCGTCTTCACCGCGCTCGGCGGGATCTGCGCCGCGGGCGACCGCGTCGTCGCGAGCCGGTCGCTCTTCGGCTCGTGCTTCGTCATCATCGACGAGGTGCTGCGCCGCTGGGGTGTGGAGAGCACCTTCGTCGACGGGACCGACCTGGACGACTGGGCGCGGGCGCTCGAGACCCCGGCGGCGGCCGTCTTCTTCGAGACGCCGAGCAACCCCACCCAGGAGATCGTCGACATCGCGGCGGTGAGCGAGCTGGCGCACGCCGCCGGCGCGGTCGTCGTGGTGGACAACGTCTTCGGGACCCCGGTCTTCTCCCGGCCCCTGGACCACGGGGCCGACATCGTCGTCTACTCCACCACCAAGCACATCGACGGCCAGGGCCGCGTCATGGGCGGGATGATCCTGGGCCCCACCGAGCTCGTCGGCGGGCCGATCCAGACGCTGCTGCGGCACACCGGGCCGGCGATGTCGCCCTTCAACGCCTGGGTGACGATCAAGGGGCTCGAGACGCTCACGCTGCGCGTCGAGCGGCAGGCAGCCAGCGCCCTCGAGCTGGCCCGCCACCTGGAGGGCGACCCGCGGGTGGCCCGGGTCTTCCACCCCTGGCTGGAGTCGCACCCGCAGGCCGACCTGGCCCGGCGGCAGATGACCGGCGGCGGCACGGTCGTCACCTTCACCCTGGACGGCGGTCAGCAGGAGGCCTTCGCCTTCATGAACGCCCTGCAGGTCGTCGACATCTCCAACAACCTCGGCGACGCCAAGTCGCTCACCACCCACCCGGCGACCACGACGCACAAGCGGCTGCCCGAGCCGGCGCGGCTGGCGGCCGGCATCACCGGCGGCACCATCCGGCTCTCGGTCGGGCTCGAGGACCTCGAGGACCTGCGGGAGGACCTCGAGCGGGGCCTCGTCGCGGCCTTCGGCTGA